From one Oncorhynchus clarkii lewisi isolate Uvic-CL-2024 chromosome 6, UVic_Ocla_1.0, whole genome shotgun sequence genomic stretch:
- the LOC139411075 gene encoding beta-adducin-like isoform X7 — protein sequence MKKGGSSSNLWALRQLADYMASHGSPAALSASPSSTGMMMVTPINDLHGLEPSGMVKGERLMRCKLASVHRLLDLYGWAQLSHTCLTLRVSKEQEHFLVLPNGLAYGEVTASSLAKVNILGEVVERGSTTLGVDLDSFSLHSAIYSTRPDVRCLVHLHTPATAAVSAMKCGLLPLSHEALLVGEVASYDYNGLMENEEDRVELQKSLGPTCKVLLLRNHGIVALGESVEEAFYTIYHIQAACQIQVSALCSAGGEQNLIMLDRSTHKPNAAGTVGWAGSTFGPLTKSRLGEHEFEALMRTLDNLGYRTGYAYRFPVLLERARTRREVEVPATVHSFQFEEEGVHPLPRQHPYAQRQQLEKTRWLNTPNSYLRVNQDQASPGHQRTTWLKTEEMQQGAIKMENSNQFVPLFTNPQEVLETRNKIRQQNRQDMKTAGPQSQVLAGVITDGSPLVQKKLHVAVKKSVLSVNKSIKVKSPDPAELAILEAETPNPFNQLTDKELEEYRKEVQRKAGGQTDVGEEVENEKESLPATPSTNNPTPCNPPPSDETKKDSTAVQNGKGEEEKQTTEELEKGMKALSTNDTSTPPSTTPAAPPAKPPSNTPEGSPSKSPSKKKKKFKAPSFLKKSKKKEQKEKAET from the exons ATGAAGAAGGGAGGCAGCAGCTCCAACCTCTGGGCTCTGAGGCAGCTAGCTGATTACATGGCCTCTCATGGCTCACCTGCCGCCCTGTCCGCCTCCCCCTCCAGTACAG gcaTGATGATGGTGACGCCCATCAACGACCTGCATGGCTTGGAGCCCAGCGGCATGGTGAAGGGAGAGAGGCTGATGCGTTGTAAACTGGCCAGTGTCCACCGCCTTCTGGACCTTTACGGCTGGGCCCAGCTCAGCCACACCTGCCTCACC CTGCGTGTCAGTAAGGAACAGGAGCACTTCCTGGTTCTGCCCAATGGCCTGGCCTATGGTGAGGTCACTGCCTCTAGCCTG GCGAAGGTGAATATCCTtggggaggtggtggagaggggcAGCACCACCCTGGGGGTAGACCTGGATTCCTTCAGCCTCCACTCAGCCATCTATTCTACCCGGCCAGACGTACGCTGTCTGGTGCACCTCCACACCCCCGCCACTGCCGcc gtgtCCGCCATGAAGTGTGGCCTGCTGCCACTGTCCCATGAGGCTCTGCTGGTGGGTGAGGTGGCGTCCTACGACTATAATGGGCTGATGGAGAACGAGGAGGACCGGGTGGAGCTTCAGAAGAGTCTCGGGCCCACCTGCAAG GTGCTGTTGCTTCGAAACCATGGCATCGTGGCCCTGGGGGAGTCAGTGGAGGAGGCTTTCTACACCATCTACCACATACAGGCTGCCTGTCAGATCCAG GTGTCAGCATTGTGCAGTGCTGGAGGAGAGCAGAACCTGATCATGCTGGACCGCTCCACCCACAAACCCAACGCTGCAGGCACCGTGGGCTGGGCCGGATCCACCTTCGGCCCCCTGACCAAGAGTCGACTCGGGGAGCACGAGTTtgaggctctcatgaggactctGGACAACCTG GGTTACCGTACCGGCTACGCCTACCGCTTCCCCGTGCTCCTGGAGCGCGCTCGGACACGGAGGGAGGTGGAGGTCCCTGCCACAGTCCACTCCTTCCAGTTTGAGGAGGAGGGAGTGCACCCGTTACCCCGCCAGCACCCCTACGCCCAGCGGCAGCAACTGGAGAAGACCCGCTGGCTCAACACCCCCAACTCCTACCTGAGGGTGAACCAAGACCAAGCCAGCCCCGGACACCAGCGCACCACA TGGCTGAAGACAGAGGAGATGCAACAAGGAGCCATCAAGATGGAGAACTCAAATCAGTTTGTCCCTCTTTTTACCAACCCTCAAGAGGTGCTGGAAACACGAAATAAG ATCCGGCAGCAGAACCGTCAGGACATGAAGACAGCAGGACCCCAGTCCCAAGTACTAGCCGGTGTCATAACGGACGGTAGTCCACTG GTCCAGAAAAAACTGCATGTTGCTGTAAAAAAGAGTGTGCTCTCAGTCAACAAAAGCATCAAAGTAAAG TCTCCAGACCCGGCAGAACTTGCGATACTTGAGGCGGAGACCCCCAACCCGTTTAACCAGCTGACAGACAAGGAGCTGGAGGAGTACCGCAAGGAGGTGCAGAGGAAAGCAGGAGGTCAAACAGATG taggggaggaggtggagaacgAGAAGGAGTCTCTCCCAGCTACCCCCTCCACCAACAACCCTACCCCCTGCAATCCCCCACCCTCAG ATGAGACAAAGAAAGACTCCACAGCAGTTCAGAacgggaaaggagaggaggagaagcagaCCACGGAGGAGCTGGAGAAAGGGATGAAGGCTTTGTCTACCAATGACACTTCtacacccccctccaccacccctgCTGCCCCACCCGCTAAACCGCCCAGCAACACCCCTGAGGGATCCCCCTCCAAGTCCCCCTCTAAGAAGAAAAAGAAGTTCAAGGCCCCCTCGTTCCTAAAGAAGAGCAAGAAGAAAGAGCAGAAAGAGAAAGCTGAAACTTGA
- the LOC139411075 gene encoding beta-adducin-like isoform X12: MSTTPTPKGTPVQQSSSDGGPSDGVLEALVSPQHSTPGSSGPQHKKRVSSLLQSPSFREELDVLIQEQMKKGGSSSNLWALRQLADYMASHGSPAALSASPSSTGMMMVTPINDLHGLEPSGMVKGERLMRCKLASVHRLLDLYGWAQLSHTCLTLRVSKEQEHFLVLPNGLAYGEVTASSLAKVNILGEVVERGSTTLGVDLDSFSLHSAIYSTRPDVRCLVHLHTPATAAVSAMKCGLLPLSHEALLVGEVASYDYNGLMENEEDRVELQKSLGPTCKVLLLRNHGIVALGESVEEAFYTIYHIQAACQIQVSALCSAGGEQNLIMLDRSTHKPNAAGTVGWAGSTFGPLTKSRLGEHEFEALMRTLDNLGYRTGYAYRFPVLLERARTRREVEVPATVHSFQFEEEGVHPLPRQHPYAQRQQLEKTRWLNTPNSYLRVNQDQASPGHQRTTWLKTEEMQQGAIKMENSNQFVPLFTNPQEVLETRNKIRQQNRQDMKTAGPQSQVLAGVITDGSPLSPDPAELAILEAETPNPFNQLTDKELEEYRKEVQRKAGGQTDGEEVENEKESLPATPSTNNPTPCNPPPSGHPSGTEILSQ; encoded by the exons ATGAGCACCACGCCCACCCCTAAGGGCACGCCTGTGCAGCAGAGCTCCAGCGATGGGGGCCCTAGTGATGGGGTCCTCGAGGCTCTTGTGTCTCCACAGCACTCTACACCTGGCTCCTCCGGGCCCCAACACAAGAAACGCGTCTCCAGCCTCCTGCAGAGCCCG tcgtTCCGTGAGGAGCTGGATGTTCTGATCCAGGAACAGATGAAGAAGGGAGGCAGCAGCTCCAACCTCTGGGCTCTGAGGCAGCTAGCTGATTACATGGCCTCTCATGGCTCACCTGCCGCCCTGTCCGCCTCCCCCTCCAGTACAG gcaTGATGATGGTGACGCCCATCAACGACCTGCATGGCTTGGAGCCCAGCGGCATGGTGAAGGGAGAGAGGCTGATGCGTTGTAAACTGGCCAGTGTCCACCGCCTTCTGGACCTTTACGGCTGGGCCCAGCTCAGCCACACCTGCCTCACC CTGCGTGTCAGTAAGGAACAGGAGCACTTCCTGGTTCTGCCCAATGGCCTGGCCTATGGTGAGGTCACTGCCTCTAGCCTG GCGAAGGTGAATATCCTtggggaggtggtggagaggggcAGCACCACCCTGGGGGTAGACCTGGATTCCTTCAGCCTCCACTCAGCCATCTATTCTACCCGGCCAGACGTACGCTGTCTGGTGCACCTCCACACCCCCGCCACTGCCGcc gtgtCCGCCATGAAGTGTGGCCTGCTGCCACTGTCCCATGAGGCTCTGCTGGTGGGTGAGGTGGCGTCCTACGACTATAATGGGCTGATGGAGAACGAGGAGGACCGGGTGGAGCTTCAGAAGAGTCTCGGGCCCACCTGCAAG GTGCTGTTGCTTCGAAACCATGGCATCGTGGCCCTGGGGGAGTCAGTGGAGGAGGCTTTCTACACCATCTACCACATACAGGCTGCCTGTCAGATCCAG GTGTCAGCATTGTGCAGTGCTGGAGGAGAGCAGAACCTGATCATGCTGGACCGCTCCACCCACAAACCCAACGCTGCAGGCACCGTGGGCTGGGCCGGATCCACCTTCGGCCCCCTGACCAAGAGTCGACTCGGGGAGCACGAGTTtgaggctctcatgaggactctGGACAACCTG GGTTACCGTACCGGCTACGCCTACCGCTTCCCCGTGCTCCTGGAGCGCGCTCGGACACGGAGGGAGGTGGAGGTCCCTGCCACAGTCCACTCCTTCCAGTTTGAGGAGGAGGGAGTGCACCCGTTACCCCGCCAGCACCCCTACGCCCAGCGGCAGCAACTGGAGAAGACCCGCTGGCTCAACACCCCCAACTCCTACCTGAGGGTGAACCAAGACCAAGCCAGCCCCGGACACCAGCGCACCACA TGGCTGAAGACAGAGGAGATGCAACAAGGAGCCATCAAGATGGAGAACTCAAATCAGTTTGTCCCTCTTTTTACCAACCCTCAAGAGGTGCTGGAAACACGAAATAAG ATCCGGCAGCAGAACCGTCAGGACATGAAGACAGCAGGACCCCAGTCCCAAGTACTAGCCGGTGTCATAACGGACGGTAGTCCACTG TCTCCAGACCCGGCAGAACTTGCGATACTTGAGGCGGAGACCCCCAACCCGTTTAACCAGCTGACAGACAAGGAGCTGGAGGAGTACCGCAAGGAGGTGCAGAGGAAAGCAGGAGGTCAAACAGATG gggaggaggtggagaacgAGAAGGAGTCTCTCCCAGCTACCCCCTCCACCAACAACCCTACCCCCTGCAATCCCCCACCCTCAG GGCACCCCTCTGGTACTGAGATCTTGTCTCAATAG
- the LOC139411075 gene encoding beta-adducin-like isoform X6: MSTTPTPKGTPVQQSSSDGGPSDGVLEALVSPQHSTPGSSGPQHKKRVSSLLQSPSFREELDVLIQEQMKKGGSSSNLWALRQLADYMASHGSPAALSASPSSTGMMMVTPINDLHGLEPSGMVKGERLMRCKLASVHRLLDLYGWAQLSHTCLTLRVSKEQEHFLVLPNGLAYGEVTASSLAKVNILGEVVERGSTTLGVDLDSFSLHSAIYSTRPDVRCLVHLHTPATAAVSAMKCGLLPLSHEALLVGEVASYDYNGLMENEEDRVELQKSLGPTCKVLLLRNHGIVALGESVEEAFYTIYHIQAACQIQVSALCSAGGEQNLIMLDRSTHKPNAAGTVGWAGSTFGPLTKSRLGEHEFEALMRTLDNLGYRTGYAYRFPVLLERARTRREVEVPATVHSFQFEEEGVHPLPRQHPYAQRQQLEKTRWLNTPNSYLRVNQDQASPGHQRTTWLKTEEMQQGAIKMENSNQFVPLFTNPQEVLETRNKIRQQNRQDMKTAGPQSQVLAGVITDGSPLSPDPAELAILEAETPNPFNQLTDKELEEYRKEVQRKAGGQTDDETKKDSTAVQNGKGEEEKQTTEELEKGMKALSTNDTSTPPSTTPAAPPAKPPSNTPEGSPSKSPSKKKKKFKAPSFLKKSKKKEQKEKAET, from the exons ATGAGCACCACGCCCACCCCTAAGGGCACGCCTGTGCAGCAGAGCTCCAGCGATGGGGGCCCTAGTGATGGGGTCCTCGAGGCTCTTGTGTCTCCACAGCACTCTACACCTGGCTCCTCCGGGCCCCAACACAAGAAACGCGTCTCCAGCCTCCTGCAGAGCCCG tcgtTCCGTGAGGAGCTGGATGTTCTGATCCAGGAACAGATGAAGAAGGGAGGCAGCAGCTCCAACCTCTGGGCTCTGAGGCAGCTAGCTGATTACATGGCCTCTCATGGCTCACCTGCCGCCCTGTCCGCCTCCCCCTCCAGTACAG gcaTGATGATGGTGACGCCCATCAACGACCTGCATGGCTTGGAGCCCAGCGGCATGGTGAAGGGAGAGAGGCTGATGCGTTGTAAACTGGCCAGTGTCCACCGCCTTCTGGACCTTTACGGCTGGGCCCAGCTCAGCCACACCTGCCTCACC CTGCGTGTCAGTAAGGAACAGGAGCACTTCCTGGTTCTGCCCAATGGCCTGGCCTATGGTGAGGTCACTGCCTCTAGCCTG GCGAAGGTGAATATCCTtggggaggtggtggagaggggcAGCACCACCCTGGGGGTAGACCTGGATTCCTTCAGCCTCCACTCAGCCATCTATTCTACCCGGCCAGACGTACGCTGTCTGGTGCACCTCCACACCCCCGCCACTGCCGcc gtgtCCGCCATGAAGTGTGGCCTGCTGCCACTGTCCCATGAGGCTCTGCTGGTGGGTGAGGTGGCGTCCTACGACTATAATGGGCTGATGGAGAACGAGGAGGACCGGGTGGAGCTTCAGAAGAGTCTCGGGCCCACCTGCAAG GTGCTGTTGCTTCGAAACCATGGCATCGTGGCCCTGGGGGAGTCAGTGGAGGAGGCTTTCTACACCATCTACCACATACAGGCTGCCTGTCAGATCCAG GTGTCAGCATTGTGCAGTGCTGGAGGAGAGCAGAACCTGATCATGCTGGACCGCTCCACCCACAAACCCAACGCTGCAGGCACCGTGGGCTGGGCCGGATCCACCTTCGGCCCCCTGACCAAGAGTCGACTCGGGGAGCACGAGTTtgaggctctcatgaggactctGGACAACCTG GGTTACCGTACCGGCTACGCCTACCGCTTCCCCGTGCTCCTGGAGCGCGCTCGGACACGGAGGGAGGTGGAGGTCCCTGCCACAGTCCACTCCTTCCAGTTTGAGGAGGAGGGAGTGCACCCGTTACCCCGCCAGCACCCCTACGCCCAGCGGCAGCAACTGGAGAAGACCCGCTGGCTCAACACCCCCAACTCCTACCTGAGGGTGAACCAAGACCAAGCCAGCCCCGGACACCAGCGCACCACA TGGCTGAAGACAGAGGAGATGCAACAAGGAGCCATCAAGATGGAGAACTCAAATCAGTTTGTCCCTCTTTTTACCAACCCTCAAGAGGTGCTGGAAACACGAAATAAG ATCCGGCAGCAGAACCGTCAGGACATGAAGACAGCAGGACCCCAGTCCCAAGTACTAGCCGGTGTCATAACGGACGGTAGTCCACTG TCTCCAGACCCGGCAGAACTTGCGATACTTGAGGCGGAGACCCCCAACCCGTTTAACCAGCTGACAGACAAGGAGCTGGAGGAGTACCGCAAGGAGGTGCAGAGGAAAGCAGGAGGTCAAACAGATG ATGAGACAAAGAAAGACTCCACAGCAGTTCAGAacgggaaaggagaggaggagaagcagaCCACGGAGGAGCTGGAGAAAGGGATGAAGGCTTTGTCTACCAATGACACTTCtacacccccctccaccacccctgCTGCCCCACCCGCTAAACCGCCCAGCAACACCCCTGAGGGATCCCCCTCCAAGTCCCCCTCTAAGAAGAAAAAGAAGTTCAAGGCCCCCTCGTTCCTAAAGAAGAGCAAGAAGAAAGAGCAGAAAGAGAAAGCTGAAACTTGA
- the LOC139411075 gene encoding beta-adducin-like isoform X1 has protein sequence MSTTPTPKGTPVQQSSSDGGPSDGVLEALVSPQHSTPGSSGPQHKKRVSSLLQSPSFREELDVLIQEQMKKGGSSSNLWALRQLADYMASHGSPAALSASPSSTGMMMVTPINDLHGLEPSGMVKGERLMRCKLASVHRLLDLYGWAQLSHTCLTLRVSKEQEHFLVLPNGLAYGEVTASSLAKVNILGEVVERGSTTLGVDLDSFSLHSAIYSTRPDVRCLVHLHTPATAAVSAMKCGLLPLSHEALLVGEVASYDYNGLMENEEDRVELQKSLGPTCKVLLLRNHGIVALGESVEEAFYTIYHIQAACQIQVSALCSAGGEQNLIMLDRSTHKPNAAGTVGWAGSTFGPLTKSRLGEHEFEALMRTLDNLGYRTGYAYRFPVLLERARTRREVEVPATVHSFQFEEEGVHPLPRQHPYAQRQQLEKTRWLNTPNSYLRVNQDQASPGHQRTTWLKTEEMQQGAIKMENSNQFVPLFTNPQEVLETRNKIRQQNRQDMKTAGPQSQVLAGVITDGSPLVQKKLHVAVKKSVLSVNKSIKVKSPDPAELAILEAETPNPFNQLTDKELEEYRKEVQRKAGGQTDVGEEVENEKESLPATPSTNNPTPCNPPPSDETKKDSTAVQNGKGEEEKQTTEELEKGMKALSTNDTSTPPSTTPAAPPAKPPSNTPEGSPSKSPSKKKKKFKAPSFLKKSKKKEQKEKAET, from the exons ATGAGCACCACGCCCACCCCTAAGGGCACGCCTGTGCAGCAGAGCTCCAGCGATGGGGGCCCTAGTGATGGGGTCCTCGAGGCTCTTGTGTCTCCACAGCACTCTACACCTGGCTCCTCCGGGCCCCAACACAAGAAACGCGTCTCCAGCCTCCTGCAGAGCCCG tcgtTCCGTGAGGAGCTGGATGTTCTGATCCAGGAACAGATGAAGAAGGGAGGCAGCAGCTCCAACCTCTGGGCTCTGAGGCAGCTAGCTGATTACATGGCCTCTCATGGCTCACCTGCCGCCCTGTCCGCCTCCCCCTCCAGTACAG gcaTGATGATGGTGACGCCCATCAACGACCTGCATGGCTTGGAGCCCAGCGGCATGGTGAAGGGAGAGAGGCTGATGCGTTGTAAACTGGCCAGTGTCCACCGCCTTCTGGACCTTTACGGCTGGGCCCAGCTCAGCCACACCTGCCTCACC CTGCGTGTCAGTAAGGAACAGGAGCACTTCCTGGTTCTGCCCAATGGCCTGGCCTATGGTGAGGTCACTGCCTCTAGCCTG GCGAAGGTGAATATCCTtggggaggtggtggagaggggcAGCACCACCCTGGGGGTAGACCTGGATTCCTTCAGCCTCCACTCAGCCATCTATTCTACCCGGCCAGACGTACGCTGTCTGGTGCACCTCCACACCCCCGCCACTGCCGcc gtgtCCGCCATGAAGTGTGGCCTGCTGCCACTGTCCCATGAGGCTCTGCTGGTGGGTGAGGTGGCGTCCTACGACTATAATGGGCTGATGGAGAACGAGGAGGACCGGGTGGAGCTTCAGAAGAGTCTCGGGCCCACCTGCAAG GTGCTGTTGCTTCGAAACCATGGCATCGTGGCCCTGGGGGAGTCAGTGGAGGAGGCTTTCTACACCATCTACCACATACAGGCTGCCTGTCAGATCCAG GTGTCAGCATTGTGCAGTGCTGGAGGAGAGCAGAACCTGATCATGCTGGACCGCTCCACCCACAAACCCAACGCTGCAGGCACCGTGGGCTGGGCCGGATCCACCTTCGGCCCCCTGACCAAGAGTCGACTCGGGGAGCACGAGTTtgaggctctcatgaggactctGGACAACCTG GGTTACCGTACCGGCTACGCCTACCGCTTCCCCGTGCTCCTGGAGCGCGCTCGGACACGGAGGGAGGTGGAGGTCCCTGCCACAGTCCACTCCTTCCAGTTTGAGGAGGAGGGAGTGCACCCGTTACCCCGCCAGCACCCCTACGCCCAGCGGCAGCAACTGGAGAAGACCCGCTGGCTCAACACCCCCAACTCCTACCTGAGGGTGAACCAAGACCAAGCCAGCCCCGGACACCAGCGCACCACA TGGCTGAAGACAGAGGAGATGCAACAAGGAGCCATCAAGATGGAGAACTCAAATCAGTTTGTCCCTCTTTTTACCAACCCTCAAGAGGTGCTGGAAACACGAAATAAG ATCCGGCAGCAGAACCGTCAGGACATGAAGACAGCAGGACCCCAGTCCCAAGTACTAGCCGGTGTCATAACGGACGGTAGTCCACTG GTCCAGAAAAAACTGCATGTTGCTGTAAAAAAGAGTGTGCTCTCAGTCAACAAAAGCATCAAAGTAAAG TCTCCAGACCCGGCAGAACTTGCGATACTTGAGGCGGAGACCCCCAACCCGTTTAACCAGCTGACAGACAAGGAGCTGGAGGAGTACCGCAAGGAGGTGCAGAGGAAAGCAGGAGGTCAAACAGATG taggggaggaggtggagaacgAGAAGGAGTCTCTCCCAGCTACCCCCTCCACCAACAACCCTACCCCCTGCAATCCCCCACCCTCAG ATGAGACAAAGAAAGACTCCACAGCAGTTCAGAacgggaaaggagaggaggagaagcagaCCACGGAGGAGCTGGAGAAAGGGATGAAGGCTTTGTCTACCAATGACACTTCtacacccccctccaccacccctgCTGCCCCACCCGCTAAACCGCCCAGCAACACCCCTGAGGGATCCCCCTCCAAGTCCCCCTCTAAGAAGAAAAAGAAGTTCAAGGCCCCCTCGTTCCTAAAGAAGAGCAAGAAGAAAGAGCAGAAAGAGAAAGCTGAAACTTGA
- the LOC139411075 gene encoding beta-adducin-like isoform X4, which produces MSTTPTPKGTPVQQSSSDGGPSDGVLEALVSPQHSTPGSSGPQHKKRVSSLLQSPSFREELDVLIQEQMKKGGSSSNLWALRQLADYMASHGSPAALSASPSSTGMMMVTPINDLHGLEPSGMVKGERLMRCKLASVHRLLDLYGWAQLSHTCLTLRVSKEQEHFLVLPNGLAYGEVTASSLAKVNILGEVVERGSTTLGVDLDSFSLHSAIYSTRPDVRCLVHLHTPATAAVSAMKCGLLPLSHEALLVGEVASYDYNGLMENEEDRVELQKSLGPTCKVLLLRNHGIVALGESVEEAFYTIYHIQAACQIQVSALCSAGGEQNLIMLDRSTHKPNAAGTVGWAGSTFGPLTKSRLGEHEFEALMRTLDNLGYRTGYAYRFPVLLERARTRREVEVPATVHSFQFEEEGVHPLPRQHPYAQRQQLEKTRWLNTPNSYLRVNQDQASPGHQRTTWLKTEEMQQGAIKMENSNQFVPLFTNPQEVLETRNKIRQQNRQDMKTAGPQSQVLAGVITDGSPLSPDPAELAILEAETPNPFNQLTDKELEEYRKEVQRKAGGQTDGEEVENEKESLPATPSTNNPTPCNPPPSDETKKDSTAVQNGKGEEEKQTTEELEKGMKALSTNDTSTPPSTTPAAPPAKPPSNTPEGSPSKSPSKKKKKFKAPSFLKKSKKKEQKEKAET; this is translated from the exons ATGAGCACCACGCCCACCCCTAAGGGCACGCCTGTGCAGCAGAGCTCCAGCGATGGGGGCCCTAGTGATGGGGTCCTCGAGGCTCTTGTGTCTCCACAGCACTCTACACCTGGCTCCTCCGGGCCCCAACACAAGAAACGCGTCTCCAGCCTCCTGCAGAGCCCG tcgtTCCGTGAGGAGCTGGATGTTCTGATCCAGGAACAGATGAAGAAGGGAGGCAGCAGCTCCAACCTCTGGGCTCTGAGGCAGCTAGCTGATTACATGGCCTCTCATGGCTCACCTGCCGCCCTGTCCGCCTCCCCCTCCAGTACAG gcaTGATGATGGTGACGCCCATCAACGACCTGCATGGCTTGGAGCCCAGCGGCATGGTGAAGGGAGAGAGGCTGATGCGTTGTAAACTGGCCAGTGTCCACCGCCTTCTGGACCTTTACGGCTGGGCCCAGCTCAGCCACACCTGCCTCACC CTGCGTGTCAGTAAGGAACAGGAGCACTTCCTGGTTCTGCCCAATGGCCTGGCCTATGGTGAGGTCACTGCCTCTAGCCTG GCGAAGGTGAATATCCTtggggaggtggtggagaggggcAGCACCACCCTGGGGGTAGACCTGGATTCCTTCAGCCTCCACTCAGCCATCTATTCTACCCGGCCAGACGTACGCTGTCTGGTGCACCTCCACACCCCCGCCACTGCCGcc gtgtCCGCCATGAAGTGTGGCCTGCTGCCACTGTCCCATGAGGCTCTGCTGGTGGGTGAGGTGGCGTCCTACGACTATAATGGGCTGATGGAGAACGAGGAGGACCGGGTGGAGCTTCAGAAGAGTCTCGGGCCCACCTGCAAG GTGCTGTTGCTTCGAAACCATGGCATCGTGGCCCTGGGGGAGTCAGTGGAGGAGGCTTTCTACACCATCTACCACATACAGGCTGCCTGTCAGATCCAG GTGTCAGCATTGTGCAGTGCTGGAGGAGAGCAGAACCTGATCATGCTGGACCGCTCCACCCACAAACCCAACGCTGCAGGCACCGTGGGCTGGGCCGGATCCACCTTCGGCCCCCTGACCAAGAGTCGACTCGGGGAGCACGAGTTtgaggctctcatgaggactctGGACAACCTG GGTTACCGTACCGGCTACGCCTACCGCTTCCCCGTGCTCCTGGAGCGCGCTCGGACACGGAGGGAGGTGGAGGTCCCTGCCACAGTCCACTCCTTCCAGTTTGAGGAGGAGGGAGTGCACCCGTTACCCCGCCAGCACCCCTACGCCCAGCGGCAGCAACTGGAGAAGACCCGCTGGCTCAACACCCCCAACTCCTACCTGAGGGTGAACCAAGACCAAGCCAGCCCCGGACACCAGCGCACCACA TGGCTGAAGACAGAGGAGATGCAACAAGGAGCCATCAAGATGGAGAACTCAAATCAGTTTGTCCCTCTTTTTACCAACCCTCAAGAGGTGCTGGAAACACGAAATAAG ATCCGGCAGCAGAACCGTCAGGACATGAAGACAGCAGGACCCCAGTCCCAAGTACTAGCCGGTGTCATAACGGACGGTAGTCCACTG TCTCCAGACCCGGCAGAACTTGCGATACTTGAGGCGGAGACCCCCAACCCGTTTAACCAGCTGACAGACAAGGAGCTGGAGGAGTACCGCAAGGAGGTGCAGAGGAAAGCAGGAGGTCAAACAGATG gggaggaggtggagaacgAGAAGGAGTCTCTCCCAGCTACCCCCTCCACCAACAACCCTACCCCCTGCAATCCCCCACCCTCAG ATGAGACAAAGAAAGACTCCACAGCAGTTCAGAacgggaaaggagaggaggagaagcagaCCACGGAGGAGCTGGAGAAAGGGATGAAGGCTTTGTCTACCAATGACACTTCtacacccccctccaccacccctgCTGCCCCACCCGCTAAACCGCCCAGCAACACCCCTGAGGGATCCCCCTCCAAGTCCCCCTCTAAGAAGAAAAAGAAGTTCAAGGCCCCCTCGTTCCTAAAGAAGAGCAAGAAGAAAGAGCAGAAAGAGAAAGCTGAAACTTGA